The Arachis hypogaea cultivar Tifrunner chromosome 19, arahy.Tifrunner.gnm2.J5K5, whole genome shotgun sequence genome has a window encoding:
- the LOC112776686 gene encoding long chain acyl-CoA synthetase 6, peroxisomal isoform X2 — protein sequence MTKMDPAPAAQRRIKAINNHLTPAASSHRSPSALLQPSPTAAEFALEQGYSVVLPEKLQTGKWNVYRSARHPLQLVTRFPDNPEIGTLHDNFVHATEVFRDYKYLGTRVRVDGTVGEYKWMTFGEAGAARSAIGSGLIHYGIQKGSCIGLYFINRPEWLIVDHACSAYSYISVPLYDTLGPDAVKYIVHHAVVQVVFCVPQTLNLLLSYLSEIPTIRLIVVVGGMDDQIPSIPSSSAVKVITYSQLFTQGSSNIQPFCPPKPNDVATICYTSGTTGTPKGAVLSHGNFIASVAGSTCTSNEVFGPSDTFISYLPLAHIYERANQVFTVYYGIAVGFYQGDNMKLIDDIAALKPTIFVSVPRLYNRIYAGILTAVKTSGGLKERLFNAAYNAKRQALIHGKSPSPIWDSCFGARVSEGYGMTETTCIISCMDLDDNLCGHVGSANPACEIKLVDVPEMNYSSDDQPNPRGEICVRGPIIFQGYYKDEVQTREVIDEEGWLHTGDIGMWLPGGRLKIIDRKKNIFKLAQGEYIAPEKIENVYVKCKFVGQCFVYGDSFNASLVAIVAVDPDAMKAWAASEGIQHNDLAQLCNDPRTKAAVLADMDAVGREAQLRGFEFVKALTLVPEPFTIENGLLTPTFKVKRPQAREYFGKAISDMYDELSRNDPTQKPL from the exons ATGACGAAGATGGATCCAGCACCTGCTGCGCAACGTCGAATCAAAGCCATCAACAACCACCTCACCCCCGCCGCCTCCTCTCACCGTTCTCCCTCCGCTCTCCTCCAACCTTCCCCTACCGCCGCCGAGTTCGCCTtag AACAAGGTTATAGTGTTGTACTCCCAGAGAAATTGCAGACAGGAAAGTGGAACGTGTATAG ATCTGCACGCCATCCTCTGCAACTGGTGACCAGATTTCCTGATAATCCTGAAATTGGCACCCTGCATGATAATTTTGT GCATGCAACTGAAGTTTTTCGAGACTACAAGTATCTGGGAACTCGTGTCCGTGTGGATGGAACAGTTGGGGA GTACAAATGGATGACATTTGGTGAAGCGGGTGCTGCCCGCAGTGCAATAGGTTCTGGTTTGATACATTATGGAATCCAGAAG GGCTCCTGCATTGGTTTGTATTTTATTAACAGACCTGAGTGGCTCATTGTTGATCATGCTTGCTCTGCATACTCATACATATCAGTTCCTTTATATGATACTCTAG GTCCTGATGCTGTCAAGTACATCGTTCATCATGCTGTTGTACAAGTTGTATTCTGTGTTCCTCAAACATTAAATTTA TTGCTGAGCTACTTATCGGAGATTCCAACTATACGTCTGATTGTG GTAGTTGGAGGTATGGATGATCAAATTCCATCAATTCCTTCATCATCCGCAGTTAAGGTTATTACATATTCACAGCTATTTACTCAG GGGAGCAGTAATATTCAGCCCTTTTGCCCACCTAAGCCCAATGATGTTGCAACCATTTGCTATACAAGTGGTACCACTGGAACCCCAAAG GGTGCTGTCTTGAGCCACGGAAACTTCATTGCAAGTGTGGCTGGGAGCACGTGCACTTCAAATGAAGTTTTCGGTCCTTCTGACAC TTTTATATCTTATCTCCCTTTGGCTCACATTTATGAACGAGCTAACCAGGTCTTCACTGTATATTATGGTATTGCTGTGGGATTCTACCAGGGG GATAATATGAAACTAATAGATGACATAGCTGCTCTAAAACCTACCATATTTGTTAGTGTTCCTCGGCTATACAACAGAATATATGCTGG TATTTTGACTGCTGTTAAAACATCTGGTGGTCTGAAGGAAAGGCTGTTTAATGCTGCCTACAATGCGAAAAGGCAGGCACTAATTCATG gAAAGAGCCCATCTCCCATTTGGGACAG TTGCTTTGGTGCTCGAGTGTCCGAAGGATATGGAATGACTGAGACTACTTGTATTATAAGCTGTATGGATCTGGATGACAACCTTTGTGGTCATGTTGGCTCAGCTAATCCCGCTTGTG AGATAAAACTTGTGGATGTTCCAGAGATGAACTATTCATCTGATGATCAGCCCAATCCCCGTGGTGAAATATGTGTCAGGGGTCCCATTATTTTTCAAGGTTATTACAAAGATGAAGTTCAGAC GAGAGAAGTGATTGATGAAGAAGGATGGTTGCATACAGGAGATATTGGAATGTGGTTACCTGGTGGTCGTCTCAAAATTATTGATAG GAAGAAGAATATCTTTAAGTTGGCACAAGGCGAGTACATTGCTCCTGAGAAAATCGAAAATGTATATGTCAAATGCAAGTTTGTTGGGCAATGCTTTGTATATG GTGATAGCTTCAATGCTTCCTTGGTCGCTATTGTTGCGGTGGATCCAGACGCCATGAAAGCATGGGCTGCTTCAGAAGGCATTCAG CATAATGATCTAGCACAACTTTGCAATGATCCCCGAACAAAGGCTGCTGTCTTGGCTGATATGGATGCTGTTGGACGAGAGGCTCAG CTTAGAGGTTTTGAATTTGTAAAAGCTCTAACTTTGGTGCCTGAACCATTTACGATAGAAAATGGTCTTCTGACACCAACATTCAAG GTTAAGAGGCCTCAAGCTAGGGAATACTTTGGCAAAGCAATATCTGATATGTACGATGAGCTTTCAAGAAACGATCCTACTCAAAAGCCATTGTGA
- the LOC112776687 gene encoding mavicyanin: protein MALVVERAMVLLMVMAVAYGAVYKVGDSAGWTTLGNIDYRKWSAPKNFQIGDTIIFEYNAKFHNVMRVTHAMYKTCNTSSPIATFTTGNDTIKITNYGHHFFFCGVPGHCQAGQKVDINVLRVSAGAPEPSALASPAVSTGGSVPAPSPSNADAPFIALKGPFGIITGLGMALFALA, encoded by the exons ATGGCCTTGGTAGTAGAGAGAGCTATGGTTTTGTTGATGGTGATGGCAGTGGCATATGGAGCTGTCTACAAGGTTGGGGACTCTGCTGGTTGGACTACCCTTGGCAACATAGACTACAGAAAGTGGTCTGCTCCCAAGAACTTCCAAATTGGTGACACTATCA taTTTGAGTACAATGCGAAATTCCACAATGTGATGAGAGTAACGCATGCAATGTACAAGACATGCAACACATCATCCCCAATAGCAACATTCACAACTGGCAATGACACTATTAAGATAACCAATTATGGTCACCACTTCTTCTTCTGTGGAGTCCCTGGTCACTGCCAAGCAGGCCAGAAGGTTGATATTAACGTGCTCAGGGTCTCCGCGGGTGCGCCTGAACCCTCAGCTTTGGCCTCCCCTGCAGTCTCTACCGGTGGTAGTGTACCAGCACCTTCCCCTAGCAATGCTGATGCCCCATTCATTGCTCTAAAGGGACCATTTGGAATCATCACGGGTTTGGGCATGGCACTCTTTGCACTTGCTTAA
- the LOC112776686 gene encoding long chain acyl-CoA synthetase 6, peroxisomal isoform X1, with amino-acid sequence MTKMDPAPAAQRRIKAINNHLTPAASSHRSPSALLQPSPTAAEFALEQGYSVVLPEKLQTGKWNVYRSARHPLQLVTRFPDNPEIGTLHDNFVHATEVFRDYKYLGTRVRVDGTVGEYKWMTFGEAGAARSAIGSGLIHYGIQKGSCIGLYFINRPEWLIVDHACSAYSYISVPLYDTLGPDAVKYIVHHAVVQVVFCVPQTLNLLLSYLSEIPTIRLIVVVGGMDDQIPSIPSSSAVKVITYSQLFTQGSSNIQPFCPPKPNDVATICYTSGTTGTPKGAVLSHGNFIASVAGSTCTSNEVFGPSDTFISYLPLAHIYERANQVFTVYYGIAVGFYQGDNMKLIDDIAALKPTIFVSVPRLYNRIYAGILTAVKTSGGLKERLFNAAYNAKRQALIHGKSPSPIWDRLVFNKIKEKLGGRVRLMTSGASPLSPDVMEFLKICFGARVSEGYGMTETTCIISCMDLDDNLCGHVGSANPACEIKLVDVPEMNYSSDDQPNPRGEICVRGPIIFQGYYKDEVQTREVIDEEGWLHTGDIGMWLPGGRLKIIDRKKNIFKLAQGEYIAPEKIENVYVKCKFVGQCFVYGDSFNASLVAIVAVDPDAMKAWAASEGIQHNDLAQLCNDPRTKAAVLADMDAVGREAQLRGFEFVKALTLVPEPFTIENGLLTPTFKVKRPQAREYFGKAISDMYDELSRNDPTQKPL; translated from the exons ATGACGAAGATGGATCCAGCACCTGCTGCGCAACGTCGAATCAAAGCCATCAACAACCACCTCACCCCCGCCGCCTCCTCTCACCGTTCTCCCTCCGCTCTCCTCCAACCTTCCCCTACCGCCGCCGAGTTCGCCTtag AACAAGGTTATAGTGTTGTACTCCCAGAGAAATTGCAGACAGGAAAGTGGAACGTGTATAG ATCTGCACGCCATCCTCTGCAACTGGTGACCAGATTTCCTGATAATCCTGAAATTGGCACCCTGCATGATAATTTTGT GCATGCAACTGAAGTTTTTCGAGACTACAAGTATCTGGGAACTCGTGTCCGTGTGGATGGAACAGTTGGGGA GTACAAATGGATGACATTTGGTGAAGCGGGTGCTGCCCGCAGTGCAATAGGTTCTGGTTTGATACATTATGGAATCCAGAAG GGCTCCTGCATTGGTTTGTATTTTATTAACAGACCTGAGTGGCTCATTGTTGATCATGCTTGCTCTGCATACTCATACATATCAGTTCCTTTATATGATACTCTAG GTCCTGATGCTGTCAAGTACATCGTTCATCATGCTGTTGTACAAGTTGTATTCTGTGTTCCTCAAACATTAAATTTA TTGCTGAGCTACTTATCGGAGATTCCAACTATACGTCTGATTGTG GTAGTTGGAGGTATGGATGATCAAATTCCATCAATTCCTTCATCATCCGCAGTTAAGGTTATTACATATTCACAGCTATTTACTCAG GGGAGCAGTAATATTCAGCCCTTTTGCCCACCTAAGCCCAATGATGTTGCAACCATTTGCTATACAAGTGGTACCACTGGAACCCCAAAG GGTGCTGTCTTGAGCCACGGAAACTTCATTGCAAGTGTGGCTGGGAGCACGTGCACTTCAAATGAAGTTTTCGGTCCTTCTGACAC TTTTATATCTTATCTCCCTTTGGCTCACATTTATGAACGAGCTAACCAGGTCTTCACTGTATATTATGGTATTGCTGTGGGATTCTACCAGGGG GATAATATGAAACTAATAGATGACATAGCTGCTCTAAAACCTACCATATTTGTTAGTGTTCCTCGGCTATACAACAGAATATATGCTGG TATTTTGACTGCTGTTAAAACATCTGGTGGTCTGAAGGAAAGGCTGTTTAATGCTGCCTACAATGCGAAAAGGCAGGCACTAATTCATG gAAAGAGCCCATCTCCCATTTGGGACAGGTTAGTTTTCAACAAGATAAAGGAAAAGCTTGGAGGACGAGTTCGTTTGATGACATCAGGTGCCTCACCCTTATCACCTGATGTCATGGAATTTTTAAAGAT TTGCTTTGGTGCTCGAGTGTCCGAAGGATATGGAATGACTGAGACTACTTGTATTATAAGCTGTATGGATCTGGATGACAACCTTTGTGGTCATGTTGGCTCAGCTAATCCCGCTTGTG AGATAAAACTTGTGGATGTTCCAGAGATGAACTATTCATCTGATGATCAGCCCAATCCCCGTGGTGAAATATGTGTCAGGGGTCCCATTATTTTTCAAGGTTATTACAAAGATGAAGTTCAGAC GAGAGAAGTGATTGATGAAGAAGGATGGTTGCATACAGGAGATATTGGAATGTGGTTACCTGGTGGTCGTCTCAAAATTATTGATAG GAAGAAGAATATCTTTAAGTTGGCACAAGGCGAGTACATTGCTCCTGAGAAAATCGAAAATGTATATGTCAAATGCAAGTTTGTTGGGCAATGCTTTGTATATG GTGATAGCTTCAATGCTTCCTTGGTCGCTATTGTTGCGGTGGATCCAGACGCCATGAAAGCATGGGCTGCTTCAGAAGGCATTCAG CATAATGATCTAGCACAACTTTGCAATGATCCCCGAACAAAGGCTGCTGTCTTGGCTGATATGGATGCTGTTGGACGAGAGGCTCAG CTTAGAGGTTTTGAATTTGTAAAAGCTCTAACTTTGGTGCCTGAACCATTTACGATAGAAAATGGTCTTCTGACACCAACATTCAAG GTTAAGAGGCCTCAAGCTAGGGAATACTTTGGCAAAGCAATATCTGATATGTACGATGAGCTTTCAAGAAACGATCCTACTCAAAAGCCATTGTGA